From a region of the Thiomicrorhabdus sp. genome:
- the cheD gene encoding chemoreceptor glutamine deamidase CheD, which yields MKKNVDPAEGINTINILPGEFYVTRENERIETILGSCISACVRDPIAGVGGMNHFMLPVNKNTNSGNELSDANRYGNFAMENLVNSLLSAGARRERLEFKIFGGGRIMSSMTNVGWYNIGFVFDYIYTEGFKVVSQDIGDIYPRKVLYYPLSGRVRVRRLNAMHNQTLADEESRYINNIESKPVEGDVELF from the coding sequence ATGAAAAAAAACGTTGACCCCGCAGAGGGCATAAACACCATTAACATATTGCCTGGTGAGTTTTACGTGACCAGAGAGAACGAACGAATTGAGACAATTCTAGGTTCTTGTATTTCTGCTTGTGTTAGGGATCCTATTGCGGGTGTAGGTGGTATGAATCACTTTATGCTCCCGGTAAATAAAAATACCAATAGTGGTAATGAGTTGTCAGATGCCAATCGGTATGGCAACTTTGCAATGGAAAACTTAGTCAATTCTTTGTTAAGTGCCGGAGCAAGAAGAGAGCGTTTAGAATTTAAAATTTTTGGCGGTGGTCGAATCATGAGTTCGATGACTAACGTGGGTTGGTACAATATTGGCTTTGTATTTGATTATATTTACACTGAAGGCTTTAAGGTGGTATCACAAGACATTGGAGATATCTATCCAAGAAAAGTCTTGTACTATCCTTTAAGTGGACGAGTTCGTGTAAGAAGATTAAATGCGATGCACAATCAGACATTAGCTGATGAAGAAAGTCGCTATATAAATAATATTGAATCTAAGCCTGTTGAAGGCGATGTAGAACTTTTCTGA
- the tadA gene encoding tRNA adenosine(34) deaminase TadA has product MAKKVECPKGLSQEEQDEFWINYAQKVAAKAEKIGEVPVGALVVLDNQLIAEGWNQSITQNDPTAHAEVIALKKAGKILNNYRLIDTTLYVSLEPCAMCAGAMVHARVKRVVFGAYDQKTGAAGSVFNLVDASQLNHQLLITGGVNQEACSQQISRFFQNRREAKKREKMDKKLIN; this is encoded by the coding sequence ATGGCTAAAAAAGTAGAATGTCCAAAAGGCTTAAGCCAAGAAGAGCAAGATGAATTTTGGATAAATTACGCACAAAAAGTGGCGGCGAAAGCTGAAAAAATTGGTGAAGTTCCAGTAGGAGCATTAGTAGTATTAGACAATCAATTGATAGCTGAAGGTTGGAATCAATCTATTACCCAAAATGACCCAACGGCTCATGCGGAAGTTATCGCTTTAAAAAAAGCGGGTAAAATATTAAATAATTACCGTTTAATAGATACAACACTTTATGTTTCTTTAGAGCCTTGTGCCATGTGTGCCGGAGCGATGGTTCATGCAAGAGTTAAAAGGGTAGTTTTTGGTGCCTATGATCAAAAAACGGGTGCAGCAGGAAGTGTGTTTAATTTGGTTGATGCTTCACAATTAAATCATCAGTTGCTAATTACGGGCGGTGTTAATCAAGAGGCTTGTTCTCAGCAAATTAGCCGCTTTTTTCAAAACCGTCGTGAGGCTAAAAAACGTGAAAAAATGGATAAAAAATTAATTAATTAA
- the guaA gene encoding glutamine-hydrolyzing GMP synthase translates to MTQANIHDHRILILDFGSQYTQLIARRIREIGVYCEVEPWDIEPKDVEAFGARGIILSGGPETVIGDDAPSAPEIVFNLNVPVLGICYGMQTMAQQLGGQVINANEHEYGYAKVRAHGHTKLLVDIEDEVTPEGFGMLDVWMSHGDRVDAMPDGFKLMASTPSCPIAGMANESKNFYGIQFHPEVTHTKQGMRMIERFVVDLCGCQKLWTTENIIDDSIARVREQVGTDQVMLGLSGGVDSSVVAALLHKAIGDQLTCVFVDHGLLRYKEGDQVMAMFAENMGIKVIRADVEDRFMNALAGEVDPEKKRKIIGREFIEVFDEESAKLKGVKWLAQGTIYPDVIESAGSKTGKAKVIKSHHNVGGLPEDMEMSLIEPLRELFKDEVRKLGVALGLPYNMVYRHPFPGPGLGVRILGEVKKEYADILRLADNIYIEELIKWDLYDKTSQAFTVFLPVKSVGVVGDARRYDYVVALRAVETIDFMTARWAHLPYDFLEHVSGRIINEIPRISRVTYDISSKPPATIEWE, encoded by the coding sequence ATGACACAAGCAAATATTCATGACCATCGCATTCTTATCCTTGATTTTGGTTCACAGTACACGCAGTTAATTGCTCGTCGTATTCGAGAAATAGGGGTATATTGCGAAGTAGAGCCATGGGACATTGAGCCTAAAGATGTAGAAGCGTTTGGTGCTCGCGGGATCATTCTTTCTGGTGGCCCTGAGACAGTTATTGGTGATGATGCTCCATCAGCACCAGAAATTGTTTTTAATTTAAATGTGCCTGTTTTAGGTATTTGCTACGGCATGCAAACTATGGCTCAGCAGTTAGGTGGGCAGGTTATTAATGCTAATGAACATGAATATGGTTACGCTAAAGTGCGTGCTCATGGTCATACTAAATTGCTTGTGGATATTGAAGACGAAGTCACCCCTGAAGGGTTTGGCATGTTAGATGTTTGGATGTCTCATGGTGACCGTGTTGATGCTATGCCTGACGGTTTTAAATTAATGGCTAGCACGCCAAGCTGTCCAATTGCTGGTATGGCAAATGAAAGCAAAAACTTCTACGGTATTCAGTTTCACCCTGAGGTGACGCACACCAAACAAGGTATGCGTATGATTGAACGTTTTGTGGTTGATCTTTGTGGCTGTCAAAAATTATGGACAACTGAAAATATCATTGATGACAGTATTGCTCGTGTTCGTGAACAAGTCGGTACAGATCAAGTAATGTTAGGCCTTTCTGGTGGTGTAGATTCATCTGTTGTTGCTGCTTTATTGCATAAAGCCATTGGTGACCAGCTAACGTGTGTGTTTGTCGATCACGGCTTACTGCGTTACAAAGAAGGTGATCAGGTCATGGCCATGTTTGCCGAAAACATGGGTATTAAAGTGATTAGAGCTGATGTTGAAGATCGTTTTATGAACGCTCTAGCAGGTGAAGTTGATCCAGAGAAAAAACGTAAAATTATTGGCCGAGAATTTATTGAAGTTTTTGATGAAGAGTCAGCCAAGCTAAAAGGTGTTAAGTGGTTAGCTCAAGGTACAATTTATCCAGATGTAATTGAATCAGCGGGTTCAAAAACAGGCAAGGCTAAAGTCATTAAGTCTCACCACAACGTAGGTGGTTTACCAGAAGATATGGAAATGTCTTTAATTGAACCTTTACGAGAGTTATTTAAAGATGAAGTGCGTAAGTTAGGCGTGGCGTTAGGGTTACCTTATAATATGGTTTATCGTCATCCTTTCCCAGGTCCAGGCTTGGGTGTTCGTATTTTGGGTGAAGTGAAAAAAGAGTATGCTGACATCTTACGTTTAGCAGATAACATTTATATCGAAGAATTGATTAAATGGGATTTATACGACAAAACTTCACAAGCATTCACTGTATTCTTACCTGTTAAATCAGTAGGTGTGGTAGGTGATGCACGTCGTTACGATTATGTGGTAGCTTTACGTGCTGTTGAGACAATCGACTTTATGACTGCTCGCTGGGCACATTTACCGTACGATTTCCTAGAGCATGTTTCAGGACGTATTATCAATGAGATCCCTCGTATTTCGCGTGTCACTTACGATATTTCAAGTAAACCACCAGCAACCATTGAGTGGGAATAA
- the guaB gene encoding IMP dehydrogenase produces MRILQDALTFDDVLLVPAHSTVLPKDVSLKTKLTKEISLNIPFVSAAMDTVTEARLAISMAQEGGIGIIHKNMTVAEQAHVVSKVKKYEHGVILEPITVQQSDSVEDAIKKTKSNRVSSAPVMDGDDLVGIVTSRDIRFVTDMSQPVSKIMTPKDKLVTVKEKEDPEVVLGLLHDHRIERVLVVNDDFRLKGMITVSDMMKKSDHPNACKDDEGRLRVGAAVGTGAETEERVAALVKAGVDVIIVDTAHGHSQGVLDRVAWVKQNYPQVQVIGGNIATGEAALDLVAAGADGVKVGIGPGSICTTRIVAGVGVPQITAISNVAKALEGTGVPLIADGGLRFSGDVAKAIVAGASACMIGSMFAGTEESPGEIEYLQGRAYKSYRGMGSLGAMAQPSGSSDRYFQASNAEDKLVPEGIEGRVAYKGPLAPIIHQLVGGVRSSMGYTGCKDIATMNTKPSFVKVTSAGMAESHVHDVTITKEAPNYRL; encoded by the coding sequence ATGAGAATTTTGCAAGATGCATTAACTTTTGATGATGTTTTATTGGTTCCAGCACACTCTACAGTGTTACCAAAAGATGTCTCATTAAAAACTAAATTAACAAAAGAAATATCTTTAAATATTCCATTTGTTTCTGCTGCAATGGATACAGTTACAGAAGCACGTTTGGCGATTTCTATGGCTCAAGAAGGCGGAATCGGTATTATTCATAAAAACATGACAGTAGCAGAACAGGCTCATGTTGTGAGTAAAGTTAAAAAATATGAACACGGTGTGATTTTAGAGCCAATCACTGTTCAGCAATCAGATTCGGTTGAAGATGCGATTAAAAAGACAAAAAGTAATCGTGTATCAAGTGCCCCTGTTATGGATGGTGACGATTTAGTTGGAATTGTAACTAGCCGTGATATTCGTTTTGTAACGGATATGTCTCAGCCAGTTTCAAAAATCATGACGCCAAAAGACAAACTAGTAACGGTTAAAGAAAAAGAAGACCCAGAAGTAGTTTTAGGACTTTTACATGATCACCGCATTGAGCGTGTTTTAGTGGTAAACGATGATTTTCGTCTTAAAGGCATGATTACCGTATCAGATATGATGAAGAAATCTGATCACCCAAATGCGTGTAAAGATGATGAAGGTCGTTTACGTGTTGGTGCGGCAGTAGGTACGGGTGCAGAAACAGAAGAACGTGTAGCTGCATTAGTTAAAGCCGGTGTAGATGTTATTATTGTTGATACCGCTCATGGTCATTCACAAGGGGTTCTAGACCGTGTTGCTTGGGTTAAACAAAATTACCCACAAGTTCAAGTCATTGGTGGAAACATTGCAACAGGTGAAGCGGCTTTAGATTTAGTTGCTGCGGGTGCAGATGGCGTTAAAGTTGGTATTGGTCCAGGTTCTATTTGTACTACTCGTATTGTTGCTGGTGTGGGTGTACCTCAAATTACAGCTATTTCAAATGTAGCTAAAGCATTAGAAGGAACTGGAGTTCCTTTAATTGCAGATGGTGGGTTGCGTTTTTCAGGTGATGTAGCTAAAGCAATTGTTGCTGGTGCATCTGCTTGTATGATTGGTTCTATGTTTGCAGGTACAGAAGAGTCTCCTGGTGAAATCGAATATTTACAAGGCCGTGCTTATAAGTCATACCGCGGTATGGGATCTTTAGGTGCAATGGCACAGCCTTCTGGATCGAGTGACCGTTATTTCCAGGCTTCAAACGCAGAAGATAAACTTGTACCAGAAGGGATTGAAGGTCGCGTTGCTTACAAAGGTCCGTTGGCTCCAATCATTCACCAACTAGTTGGTGGTGTTCGTTCTAGTATGGGTTACACTGGATGTAAAGACATTGCAACTATGAATACTAAGCCTTCATTCGTTAAGGTAACTTCAGCGGGTATGGCAGAAAGTCATGTTCACGATGTCACCATTACAAAAGAAGCACCTAACTACCGTTTATAA
- a CDS encoding energy-coupling factor ABC transporter permease, translating to MNLIADSLGLGTLVGGWVLFVLILIWALKTAPWHKVDGDRGAQHVLLGMAVIVFFIWQVGASIDNGITFHFLLMTLMTMMFGPQFAILAMLLALIGVVFESDLGWLALGINAVLMGVVPIMVSWFMYRIGAKFLEPNFFVYLFYNGFLSAAVGIVISLGLSTLVMLVNDVHTMSVLKQSFIVYIPLMATPEGFVNGMLLAAMILLKPQWVATFHDSNYINGK from the coding sequence TTGAATTTAATTGCAGATAGTCTTGGATTAGGAACCCTCGTTGGGGGGTGGGTATTATTTGTACTGATATTAATTTGGGCGTTAAAAACCGCACCTTGGCATAAAGTTGATGGTGATAGAGGAGCACAACATGTCTTATTAGGCATGGCTGTTATTGTTTTTTTTATTTGGCAAGTAGGGGCCAGTATTGACAACGGTATTACCTTCCATTTTCTATTAATGACCTTAATGACAATGATGTTTGGCCCACAGTTTGCCATTTTAGCGATGTTATTAGCCTTAATTGGTGTGGTATTTGAATCTGATTTGGGTTGGCTAGCTCTTGGGATTAATGCTGTACTAATGGGGGTTGTGCCCATAATGGTTTCTTGGTTCATGTATAGAATTGGTGCTAAGTTTTTAGAACCCAATTTTTTTGTATATCTTTTTTACAATGGCTTTTTGTCTGCGGCCGTGGGGATTGTGATCTCTTTAGGTCTAAGTACCTTGGTTATGCTGGTCAATGATGTGCATACAATGAGTGTTTTGAAGCAGAGTTTTATCGTTTATATTCCCTTAATGGCCACACCTGAAGGCTTTGTAAACGGTATGTTATTGGCTGCAATGATCTTATTAAAGCCACAATGGGTTGCGACATTTCATGATTCCAACTACATTAATGGTAAATAA
- a CDS encoding RDD family protein, with translation MSGFKILFANLYDLILLVAIWFVFAIPFVLWQGKSFEENQAAVFAFQIYILGITYVYLTYFWTQSGQTPGLRTWKIKIVNADNTPLSRYNANLRFVFTVVFFLVGWIGLFLPKQQLLQDRFAKTKIVPVEYT, from the coding sequence ATGAGTGGATTTAAAATACTTTTTGCCAATCTTTATGACTTAATTTTGCTGGTTGCAATTTGGTTTGTTTTTGCAATCCCATTTGTTTTATGGCAAGGCAAATCATTTGAAGAAAACCAAGCTGCTGTATTTGCGTTTCAAATATACATTTTAGGCATAACTTACGTCTATTTAACTTATTTCTGGACACAATCTGGACAAACCCCTGGTTTAAGAACCTGGAAAATAAAGATTGTAAACGCAGATAACACTCCACTCTCTCGCTACAATGCAAACTTACGGTTTGTATTTACTGTCGTATTTTTTTTGGTAGGCTGGATTGGTTTATTCTTACCCAAACAACAACTTTTGCAGGATCGTTTTGCAAAGACTAAAATAGTTCCTGTTGAATATACATAA
- the serB gene encoding phosphoserine phosphatase SerB produces the protein MTTLIIHSNTLNFEQIKVIERTYGQQGKPTKINNHFRIELEQTLTTESVRNLSNEIQVDISTLPENFNPKEIKLVISDMDSTFISIECIDEIADYINVKPEVSAITEAAMRGELNFEESLIKRVALLKGLDTSALQYVYSDRLRLNPGAEKCVLGLHDHGIKFALVSGGFTFFTDRLKKEYNLDFTRANVLDQENGELTGKVVGNIIGAQAKADFLHELCKELNIQPNQVIAIGDGANDLTMMKEAGLSVAYHAKPTVQQQANIALNHAGLDAILDFIDGK, from the coding sequence ATGACCACTCTAATTATTCATAGCAACACCCTAAACTTTGAACAGATTAAAGTCATTGAACGCACATATGGTCAACAAGGTAAACCGACTAAAATTAATAACCATTTTCGTATTGAACTTGAACAAACTCTAACCACTGAATCAGTACGAAACCTATCCAATGAAATCCAAGTAGACATTAGCACTTTGCCAGAAAATTTTAATCCCAAAGAAATTAAACTGGTTATTAGCGATATGGACTCAACCTTCATTAGCATCGAATGTATTGATGAGATTGCTGACTACATAAATGTTAAGCCAGAAGTATCAGCCATTACAGAAGCGGCTATGCGCGGTGAGCTTAATTTTGAAGAGTCATTAATCAAACGTGTTGCTTTATTAAAAGGCTTAGACACAAGTGCACTGCAATATGTCTATAGCGATCGTTTAAGACTCAACCCTGGAGCAGAGAAATGTGTATTAGGGCTACATGATCATGGCATTAAGTTTGCCCTGGTTTCTGGTGGTTTTACATTTTTTACTGATCGCCTTAAAAAAGAATATAACTTAGACTTTACTCGTGCCAATGTGCTCGACCAAGAAAATGGTGAACTAACAGGTAAGGTTGTTGGCAATATCATCGGTGCTCAAGCCAAGGCTGATTTTTTACACGAACTGTGTAAAGAACTTAATATTCAACCCAATCAAGTTATTGCTATTGGTGATGGAGCTAACGACTTAACGATGATGAAAGAAGCTGGATTGTCAGTGGCGTATCATGCTAAGCCTACTGTGCAACAACAAGCCAATATAGCATTAAACCATGCAGGGTTAGATGCCATTCTAGACTTCATTGATGGTAAATAA
- a CDS encoding MBL fold metallo-hydrolase: MKRRDLLKSALGLSVGLAGMSALNPLYAMDDMAFKGPAVPDIDAVKVSERCYMIPALGAHPTPENFGMFSNPGFVVTSDGVVVVDTGSSVQIGEMVLRQIKKVTDKPVVKVINTHFHGDHWLGNHAFVAANPNVEIISHPECLKTLKNGADKFWFDFMQQNTNNKITGTVVTLPNKMVNGGEEFTVGDTTFKIHHYGQMHTVSDIAVEVVNDKTVYTGDMVMRRVANMEDGSYLGSIKGLQALADLNFTHYIPMHGKADNVQLINEGKEFLETIYTNVETLYDEGLSDFEMKPIIMDKPFMKNVASQWPGYESAIGKFIVVAIAEVERNMF, encoded by the coding sequence ATGAAACGTCGTGATCTTTTAAAATCTGCTTTAGGATTATCTGTTGGTTTAGCAGGTATGTCGGCATTAAATCCATTGTATGCAATGGATGATATGGCTTTTAAAGGGCCAGCAGTACCTGATATTGATGCGGTCAAAGTTTCTGAGCGTTGCTATATGATTCCAGCATTAGGGGCTCACCCAACACCTGAAAACTTTGGGATGTTTAGTAATCCAGGTTTTGTGGTAACGTCTGATGGTGTTGTGGTTGTTGATACTGGGAGCTCGGTACAAATTGGGGAGATGGTTTTACGCCAAATTAAAAAAGTCACTGATAAGCCAGTCGTAAAAGTAATCAATACACACTTCCACGGTGATCATTGGTTAGGTAATCATGCTTTTGTTGCGGCTAACCCTAATGTAGAAATTATCTCGCACCCAGAATGTTTGAAAACTTTAAAAAATGGAGCTGATAAATTTTGGTTTGATTTTATGCAACAAAATACCAATAACAAGATTACTGGTACAGTTGTGACCTTGCCTAATAAGATGGTCAATGGCGGAGAGGAGTTTACTGTAGGTGATACTACATTCAAAATTCACCACTATGGTCAAATGCATACGGTGTCTGATATTGCAGTAGAAGTGGTTAATGATAAAACTGTTTACACTGGTGATATGGTTATGCGTCGTGTTGCTAATATGGAAGATGGATCTTACCTAGGAAGTATTAAAGGGTTACAAGCTCTTGCTGACTTAAACTTTACGCACTACATTCCGATGCACGGTAAAGCAGATAATGTTCAGTTAATTAACGAGGGTAAAGAGTTCTTAGAAACGATTTATACCAATGTTGAAACTTTATATGATGAAGGGCTGTCTGATTTTGAAATGAAACCTATTATTATGGATAAGCCATTTATGAAAAATGTGGCGAGCCAATGGCCTGGTTATGAATCGGCTATTGGTAAGTTTATTGTAGTGGCGATTGCTGAAGTAGAGAGAAACATGTTCTAA
- the exbB gene encoding TonB-system energizer ExbB, translating into MEILKTYLDFAVFGILGTMGFLALWVTIERVLFYRSINLQEYQDSELLNIDLTRNLTILSIIGSNSPFVGLLGTVVGILITFYDMGQNQSLDTGSIMTGLALALKATAAGIAIAIPAIIAYSALLRKVDVLKALYRSQNQ; encoded by the coding sequence ATGGAAATACTAAAAACCTATCTAGACTTCGCCGTTTTTGGGATTTTAGGCACCATGGGTTTTCTTGCTTTATGGGTAACTATTGAACGCGTGCTGTTCTATCGTTCAATTAATCTTCAAGAGTATCAAGACAGCGAACTTCTTAATATTGACTTAACCCGCAATTTAACCATTTTGTCTATTATTGGATCAAACTCACCGTTTGTTGGTCTATTAGGAACCGTGGTAGGAATCTTAATCACTTTTTACGACATGGGCCAAAACCAATCACTCGATACGGGGTCAATTATGACAGGGCTGGCACTGGCACTTAAAGCCACTGCAGCAGGTATTGCCATTGCCATACCCGCGATCATTGCCTACAGTGCTTTACTTAGAAAAGTAGATGTACTCAAAGCACTGTATCGTTCTCAAAACCAGTAA
- a CDS encoding biopolymer transporter ExbD, with protein sequence MMDSGPKRFENMNVIPLIDVMLVLLAIVLMTASFIVKDNLNIELPETSNTQSYVPQEDEKPIHFSINEHNEYFVDEKPQNIDSIKAFLQTLNSEQAITLQVDKKADFGTFVSLVDALKGHELNNLTILTKSQSE encoded by the coding sequence ATGATGGATTCTGGACCAAAACGTTTCGAAAACATGAACGTCATACCGTTGATTGACGTTATGTTAGTGCTTTTGGCCATTGTGCTGATGACAGCAAGTTTTATTGTAAAAGACAATTTAAATATTGAACTGCCTGAGACCTCCAATACCCAAAGCTATGTTCCGCAAGAAGATGAAAAACCAATTCATTTTTCAATTAATGAACACAATGAATATTTTGTTGACGAAAAACCTCAAAATATAGACAGCATAAAGGCTTTTTTACAGACCCTAAATAGTGAACAAGCTATTACCCTACAAGTCGATAAAAAAGCTGACTTTGGCACTTTTGTCTCTTTAGTTGATGCCCTAAAAGGTCATGAACTCAACAACCTTACTATTCTCACTAAATCGCAAAGTGAATGA
- a CDS encoding TonB family protein — MKPLSTLSFILAVIIYSLLFAVGYWLWTITPLKESIDPKLSQVPVTLAMFSEPTIKEKPPIETAEPEPISEPVTKPVVEEVKPEPKPEPKPEPKPIPKPKPIKKPVKEIKKVVKKKPKKIEPKKQQPKPIENTTAKIEPHKPVVKPQEPKPVVKPKPAYSSQQVANAEQVYLHDLRQKIMAYAQDTYPKRAKRRQWQGDVIIEFNLLPDGRITGLTIIETSGRSILDQAALEIFQVKMAHYFKPFPKEINRKKWPIKVPVSYHLE, encoded by the coding sequence ATGAAGCCTTTATCTACTCTCTCTTTTATTCTTGCCGTCATTATATACAGCCTATTATTCGCAGTAGGTTATTGGTTGTGGACAATAACTCCCTTAAAAGAAAGTATTGACCCAAAACTAAGCCAAGTACCTGTTACTTTAGCCATGTTTTCTGAACCAACCATTAAAGAAAAACCACCCATTGAAACAGCTGAACCTGAACCAATATCAGAACCGGTAACCAAACCTGTTGTTGAAGAGGTTAAACCGGAACCTAAGCCTGAACCCAAGCCAGAACCGAAACCGATTCCCAAGCCTAAACCTATCAAGAAACCTGTAAAAGAGATAAAAAAGGTTGTAAAAAAGAAACCTAAAAAAATTGAGCCAAAAAAACAACAGCCCAAACCCATTGAAAACACGACTGCTAAAATAGAGCCCCATAAACCGGTAGTAAAACCACAAGAACCTAAACCTGTAGTCAAACCCAAACCTGCGTACAGCTCTCAACAAGTAGCTAATGCAGAACAGGTTTATTTACATGATCTAAGACAAAAAATTATGGCTTATGCTCAGGATACCTACCCAAAAAGAGCAAAAAGACGTCAATGGCAAGGAGATGTAATTATTGAGTTTAACCTATTACCCGATGGCAGAATTACTGGGTTAACCATTATAGAAACTTCTGGCAGAAGCATTTTAGATCAAGCTGCATTAGAGATATTTCAGGTTAAGATGGCTCATTATTTTAAGCCGTTTCCCAAAGAGATTAACCGTAAAAAGTGGCCTATTAAAGTGCCTGTAAGTTACCATTTAGAATAA